The following proteins are encoded in a genomic region of Procambarus clarkii isolate CNS0578487 chromosome 23, FALCON_Pclarkii_2.0, whole genome shotgun sequence:
- the LOC123764066 gene encoding uncharacterized protein (The sequence of the model RefSeq protein was modified relative to this genomic sequence to represent the inferred CDS: added 59 bases not found in genome assembly): MKVLVVVMAVCAAWPADPQPRKFIYQAGFPSVRLYPVYPDRLHHVSPDRLTTMLEAVRPDDQALSTQRFNQNMLPPEMTKPDTENKELHLQMTKPATEREELQPEITKPDLESEGPQLEMLNPDTDSEGLQPRMTKPDPESEGMHPEMTKLDMEMTKPEMTKPETTNEWLPVVSPITSALDPATTSAMHPATMMPPTTMMPGMMHPTTLHPATLMPATVQSEAVESENTAVEAESITDQNLIEPVTDQNLIEPVTDQSLMESVTDQSLMESVTDQSLMEPVTDQSFMELATDQSFLEPVTDQSVVEPAEVETATEDLPDHVFQVEPVTKGEEAVTETLMEEEATDYLNYTEDNETF; this comes from the exons gtggtggtgatggcggtgtgTGCAGCCTGGCCTGCCGACCCTCAGCCCAGGAAGTTCATCTACCAGGCTGGCTTCCCGTCCGTGAGGCTGTACCCTGTCTACCCTGACCGTCTACACCACGTGTCCCCAG AGATTCAACCAAAATATGCTGCCGCCGGAGATGACTAAGCCAGACACAGAAAACAAAGAGTTGCACCTTCAGATGACGAAGCCAGCCACGGAGCGTGAAGAACTACAGCCTGAGATAACGAAGCCAGACTTGGAGAGCGAAGGACCGCAGCTTGAAATGCTCAACCCAGACACGGACAGCGAGGGGCTGCAGCCTAGGATGACAAAGCCAGACCCGGAGAGTGAAGGGATGCATCCAGAGATGACGAAACTTGATATGGAGATGACTAAGCCAGAAATGACGAAGCCAGAAACGACTAACGAATGGTTGCCGGTAGTGTCACCAATAACGAGTGCACTTGATCCAGCAACCACGAGTGCGATGCACCCAGCGACGATGATGCCACCAACGACGATGATGCCGGGAATGATGCACCCGACGACGTTGCACCCAGCGACATTGATGCCAGCTACGGTGCAGTCAGAGGCAGTAGAATCGGAGAACACGGCTGTGGAGGCGGAGTCTATCACAGACCAGAACCTCATAGAGCCTGTCACAGACCAGAACCTCATAGAGCCTGTCACAGACCAGAGCCTCATGGAGTCTGTCACAGACCAGAGCCTCATGGAGTCTGTCACAGACCAGAGCCTTATGGAGCCTGTCACAGATCAGAGCTTCATGGAGCTTGCCACAGACCAGAGCTTCTTGGAGCCTGTCACAGACCAAAGCGTCGTGGAACCTGCTGAGGTTGAAACCGCTACGGAGGACTTACCCGACCACGTGTTCCAAGTGGAACCTGTTACTAAAGGAGAGGAG GCGGTGACGGAGACGCTGATGGAGGAGGAAGCGACGGACTACCTGAATTATACAGAGGATAACGAGACCTTCTGA